In Flavobacterium sp. GSB-24, the genomic window TGATTACGCGGAACGTTTCCTTGGAATTGTGGAGAAGAAATTCGCTTAAAGACATTTTCACATCTCACATTTTACATTTCACGAATAAACAATTATGTCAAAATTATATATCGTTCCAACGCCAATTGGCAATCTTGAGGACATGACTTTTAGAGCCATTCGGGTTTTAAAAGAAGTCGATTTGATTTTGGCGGAGGACACCCGAACAAGCGGTAAACTCTTAAAGCATTTTGAAATTGGCACGCACATGCACAGCCATCATATGCATAACGAGCACAAAACAACCGAAAATTTAATTGCCCGTTTGAAAGCTGGCGAAACGATTGCTTTGATTTCTGACGCTGGAACTCCGGCAATTTCAGACCCTGGATTTTTATTGACCCGAGCTTGTGTCGAAAATAAAATCGAAGTTGAATGCCTTCCTGGCGCAACTGCCTTCGTGCCCGCTCTTGTAAACAGCGGACTCCCAAATGACAAATTTGTTTTTGAAGGTTTTCTGCCCGATAAAAAAGGACGTCAAACTCGTTTTTTGGCTTTAGCCGAAGAAACCCGAACAATGATTTTATACGTTTCGCCGCATAAACTCGTTAAAACTTTAGCCGAATTTGTACAATATTTTGGAGAAGACAGACAAGTCTGCGTTTCGCGAGAATTATCAAAATTACACGAAGAAAATGTTCGCGGAACTGCAAAAGAAGTTTTAGCGCATTTTGAGAAAACAGCACCGCGTGGCGAAATCGTCGTTGTCGTTGCCGGAAAAACAATAACAAAAGAACCTAAGAAAAGTAAGTTTTCTAAGGATGAAGAATAATTCTATTTATAATCCAAACAATGCCC contains:
- the rsmI gene encoding 16S rRNA (cytidine(1402)-2'-O)-methyltransferase; the encoded protein is MSKLYIVPTPIGNLEDMTFRAIRVLKEVDLILAEDTRTSGKLLKHFEIGTHMHSHHMHNEHKTTENLIARLKAGETIALISDAGTPAISDPGFLLTRACVENKIEVECLPGATAFVPALVNSGLPNDKFVFEGFLPDKKGRQTRFLALAEETRTMILYVSPHKLVKTLAEFVQYFGEDRQVCVSRELSKLHEENVRGTAKEVLAHFEKTAPRGEIVVVVAGKTITKEPKKSKFSKDEE